One genomic window of Phoenix dactylifera cultivar Barhee BC4 chromosome 6, palm_55x_up_171113_PBpolish2nd_filt_p, whole genome shotgun sequence includes the following:
- the LOC103702005 gene encoding protein RADIALIS-like 5 isoform X2, with protein MASGSLPCSSGSSWTPKQNKLFERALAVYDKDTPDRWQNVARAVGGKSAEEVKRHYELLVEDLKHIESGQAKLPQA; from the exons ATGGCATCAGGATCGCTCCCTTGCAGCTCGGGCTCGTCATGGACCCCAAAGCAGAACAAGCTCTTCGAGCGAGCCCTGGCGGTGTACGACAAGGACACGCCGGACCGCTGGCAGAACGTTGCGCGAGCGGTCGGGGGGAAGTCCGCCGAGGAGGTGAAGCGACACTACGAGCTGCTCGTTGAGGACCTCAAGCACATCGAGTCAGGCCAG GCTAAGCTACCTCAAGCTTAA
- the LOC103702005 gene encoding protein RADIALIS-like 3 isoform X1 yields MASGSLPCSSGSSWTPKQNKLFERALAVYDKDTPDRWQNVARAVGGKSAEEVKRHYELLVEDLKHIESGQVPFPNYTITSSGSDEEQRLSYLKLN; encoded by the exons ATGGCATCAGGATCGCTCCCTTGCAGCTCGGGCTCGTCATGGACCCCAAAGCAGAACAAGCTCTTCGAGCGAGCCCTGGCGGTGTACGACAAGGACACGCCGGACCGCTGGCAGAACGTTGCGCGAGCGGTCGGGGGGAAGTCCGCCGAGGAGGTGAAGCGACACTACGAGCTGCTCGTTGAGGACCTCAAGCACATCGAGTCAGGCCAGGTGCCATTCCCCAACTACACTATTACGTCCTCCGGCAGCGATGAGGAGCAGAG GCTAAGCTACCTCAAGCTTAACTGA
- the LOC103702064 gene encoding peroxiredoxin-2E-1, chloroplastic-like, with product MAASVNNIAATFAAARDFPPSSSSSPPPPSSSSSPAATSTAAFSASLSTTPARPIFASWNPQSSLPRSHRSSLLSLYGLPGPRPHPLLRPPRAAVVAPSSATVSVGDRLPDAALSYLDRGGAVRTVSLAELTRAGKAVIMAVPGAFALPPRPRWGRRGGGSGAAIRLSPERLVKKAVDMRAKGRCAAGTVLVACVAANDVYVMRAWGEQLGAAEGGVMMLSDPDAQMATALGMALDLRGGVEGFGVRSEGYVIVAVNGMVRALFLNHYDGGAGDSATGLDDVLRRL from the coding sequence ATGGCTGCCTCCGTCAACAACATCGCCGCCACCTTTGCTGCTGCCCGCGACTTCCCTCCGTCGTCCTCCTCCTCGCCACCGCCGCCGTCGTCGTCATCGTCGCCGGCAGCGACGTCCACTGCGGCGTTCTCCGCCTCCCTCTCTACCACTCCCGCCCGCCCCATCTTCGCCTCCTGGAACCCCCAATCCTCCCTTCCCCGCTCCCACCGCTCCTCTCTCCTCAGCCTCTACGGCCTCCCCGGCCCCCGACCCCACCCCCTCCTCCGCCCCCCGCGCGCTGCCGTCGTCGCCCCTTCTTCGGCCACCGTTTCCGTCGGCGACCGCCTCCCCGACGCCGCCCTCTCCTACCTCGACCGCGGCGGCGCCGTCCGCACGGTCTCCCTTGCGGAGCTCACCcgcgccgggaaggccgtcatcatggccgtacccggggCTTTCGCCCTTCCGCCGCGCCCTCGGTGGGGGCGCCGCGGCGGCGGCAGCGGGGCCGCCATCCGTCTGTCGCCGGAGAGGCTGGTGAAGAAGGCGGTGGATATGAGAGCGAAGGGGCGCTGTGCCGCCGGGACAGTGCTGGTGGCGTGCGTGGCGGCGAACGACGTGTACGTGATGCGGGCGTGGGGAGAGCAGCTGGGGGCGGCGGAGGGCGGCGTGATGATGCTGTCGGACCCAGACGCCCAGATGGCGACGGCGCTCGGCATGGCGCTCGACCTCAGGGGAGGGGTCGAGGGCTTCGGTGTCCGCTCCGAGGGGTACGTCATTGTGGCGGTGAATGGGATGGTGAGAGCGCTCTTCCTCAACCACTACGACGGCGGCGCCGGCGACTCTGCGACCGGGTTAGATGACGTTCTCCGTAGGCTATAA